A DNA window from Armatimonadota bacterium contains the following coding sequences:
- a CDS encoding beta-N-acetylhexosaminidase: MIRMIVFALFVLGLPMTRAENLDLSAGHVRAVFSQGRHLRLFYNGIPVTRESHLYVVKPGWTGPILNQDQEIPKFTTATEGDAKVGTVAYETDGAWAKYRVEVRPDDTVKIAVTWGSKGAPAEVEYTNGYINANLISGVPFKAETIDGPKSGTVPMYATTDDQNASQLCPLVKQITFESRIGRIEIAVEGTDKDTAAMKLFDARGGQQDWARANPVFWFGIGVPQIPVKPGQQGVTVTWKFSNPVANKSVEGMATGAKVKDIDTARVPYRAELPVIPHPKEMKVGEGKARLDKFSRIYVMKSASPEAKQGAKELQAELEDVWGLSLPIGDLNGPIDELRNSVDIYVWPVGDKYEASLTPPSNPEAYRLLSGEYGVSVVGSDPRGVYYGIQTLKQLIRVDQDGVYIKAVKIRDWPSMPFRGVHWFGGPQSVPFHEAMISKICAATKLNQMLYQVDFSQWKSQPKIWDKGRSTPLADMKKTVDYARAHFMEPIPLVNGLGHADWMFVNGQNLDVATDPVKRYQYDPTKGRVYTDILFPVMQEAIDIFKPKTFHIGRDEITTGGLFPPKGVSKPVNDLILEDVNKVHDWLKAKGIATMMWGDEFLHWPDEANDAGNAPDVPTAKARRSGLPKDIIIADWHYDAQKPDFPSVGIWQKEGFQVVGCPWYERGNIQNFARVLGNEKAMGLCQTTWAGYSMSTDLVGGASFIQFVAYLLAGEYAWNGGQPGLDALGYDPDEAFRTFWDRKPVDMSTHKGFTVELPVPSSEFRVPSPIPELGASHSKLETLAGTTFSVGPALWMAGALNPAGEWPKSIDIPLGDRKAGELRFLWATTNVTEADTVVARVKVTYTDGTTVEKLIAYGGAIFAFEDLR, translated from the coding sequence ATGATTCGAATGATAGTTTTCGCTCTCTTCGTGTTGGGGCTGCCGATGACGCGGGCCGAGAACCTGGACCTTTCCGCCGGGCATGTGCGGGCCGTGTTCTCGCAGGGACGGCACCTGCGGCTTTTCTACAACGGTATCCCGGTCACCCGCGAATCGCATCTCTACGTGGTCAAGCCTGGGTGGACGGGTCCGATCCTGAACCAGGATCAGGAAATACCGAAGTTCACGACCGCTACCGAGGGCGACGCCAAAGTCGGAACGGTCGCGTACGAGACCGACGGCGCATGGGCCAAGTACCGCGTGGAAGTCCGGCCGGACGATACGGTCAAGATCGCGGTCACCTGGGGCAGCAAGGGCGCGCCGGCCGAGGTGGAGTACACCAACGGCTACATCAACGCCAACCTCATATCGGGGGTGCCGTTCAAGGCGGAAACGATCGACGGCCCCAAATCCGGCACGGTGCCGATGTACGCCACGACCGACGATCAGAACGCAAGCCAGCTCTGCCCGCTGGTGAAGCAGATCACGTTTGAGAGCCGCATCGGCCGCATCGAGATCGCCGTGGAAGGCACCGACAAGGACACGGCGGCGATGAAGCTCTTCGACGCGCGCGGCGGCCAGCAGGACTGGGCGCGCGCTAACCCGGTCTTCTGGTTCGGCATCGGTGTACCGCAGATCCCTGTCAAGCCGGGACAACAGGGCGTGACTGTCACGTGGAAGTTCAGCAATCCCGTGGCGAACAAATCCGTGGAAGGCATGGCCACAGGCGCAAAGGTGAAGGACATCGACACCGCCCGCGTTCCGTACCGCGCCGAACTGCCGGTGATCCCGCACCCGAAGGAGATGAAGGTTGGCGAGGGCAAGGCGCGTCTCGACAAGTTCAGCCGTATCTACGTGATGAAGTCGGCCTCGCCTGAGGCCAAGCAGGGCGCGAAGGAACTCCAGGCCGAACTCGAGGACGTGTGGGGCCTTAGCCTGCCCATCGGTGACCTAAACGGTCCGATAGACGAACTGCGTAACAGCGTGGATATCTATGTTTGGCCGGTTGGCGACAAGTACGAGGCCAGCCTAACACCACCGTCCAATCCTGAGGCCTATAGGCTCCTCTCGGGGGAATACGGCGTGTCTGTTGTCGGCTCCGACCCGCGCGGCGTCTATTATGGCATCCAGACGCTGAAGCAGCTCATCCGGGTGGACCAGGACGGGGTGTACATCAAGGCCGTGAAGATACGCGACTGGCCCTCCATGCCTTTCCGGGGCGTTCACTGGTTCGGCGGGCCGCAGTCGGTCCCGTTCCACGAGGCGATGATCTCCAAAATCTGCGCCGCGACGAAGTTGAACCAGATGCTGTACCAGGTGGACTTCTCGCAGTGGAAGTCGCAGCCCAAGATCTGGGACAAGGGTCGCTCCACACCGTTGGCGGATATGAAGAAGACCGTGGACTATGCGCGGGCGCACTTCATGGAGCCGATCCCTCTGGTCAACGGCCTCGGTCACGCCGACTGGATGTTCGTGAACGGCCAGAACCTGGATGTGGCCACGGATCCGGTGAAGCGCTACCAGTACGACCCCACCAAGGGACGCGTCTACACGGACATCCTGTTCCCGGTGATGCAGGAAGCGATCGACATCTTCAAGCCGAAGACCTTCCACATCGGCCGAGACGAGATCACCACCGGCGGCCTCTTCCCGCCGAAGGGCGTCAGCAAGCCGGTGAATGACCTGATCCTCGAGGACGTCAACAAGGTCCACGACTGGCTGAAGGCGAAGGGCATCGCCACGATGATGTGGGGCGACGAGTTCCTGCACTGGCCGGACGAAGCCAACGACGCCGGCAACGCGCCGGACGTGCCCACCGCAAAGGCCCGCCGGTCCGGCTTGCCGAAGGACATCATCATCGCCGACTGGCACTACGATGCCCAGAAACCCGATTTCCCGAGCGTGGGGATCTGGCAGAAGGAAGGCTTCCAGGTCGTGGGATGCCCGTGGTATGAGCGCGGCAATATCCAGAATTTCGCGCGTGTGCTGGGCAATGAGAAGGCGATGGGCCTCTGCCAGACGACCTGGGCGGGCTATTCGATGAGCACCGACCTCGTTGGCGGCGCGAGTTTCATCCAGTTCGTGGCCTACCTTCTAGCTGGCGAGTACGCGTGGAACGGCGGCCAGCCCGGCCTGGACGCGCTTGGCTATGACCCGGATGAGGCGTTCCGCACGTTCTGGGACCGCAAGCCGGTGGACATGTCCACTCACAAGGGCTTCACGGTCGAACTGCCGGTTCCGAGTTCCGAGTTTCGAGTTCCGAGCCCCATCCCCGAACTCGGAGCCAGTCACTCGAAACTCGAAACCCTTGCGGGCACGACGTTCAGCGTTGGCCCGGCGCTCTGGATGGCGGGCGCGCTCAATCCGGCGGGAGAATGGCCGAAATCGATCGATATCCCACTTGGCGACCGCAAGGCCGGCGAATTGCGCTTCCTGTGGGCGACCACGAACGTCACCGAGGCGGACACGGTCGTGGCGCGCGTTAAGGTCACATACACTGACGGAACCACCGTGGAAAAGCTTATCGCCTATGGTGGGGCCATCTTCGCGTTTGAAGACCTGCGC